Genomic DNA from Fimbriimonas ginsengisoli Gsoil 348:
TCGTAGTCGCCGTAGTACTCGACCGGGCCAGCTCCACCCTCGCCCAAAAGCGAATGGTAAAGGCAAGAGCCTAATGTAGTGCCGCCTTCCTAGGCGGCATCTTCTCCAGTGTCACCCCGGCATCCTGCCGGAAAGATGCCGGAGCCACGGCGGCAGTGTGTAATATGAACCTGAATTGGTGAGGATAGGATGATGCTGAAGAATCTAGTTTGGGGAGTGGCGGCTTTTGCCGCGATTGGATTGTCGGGTTGCGGTAGCAGCGATAACGGCACGGGAACCACCGGTGGCGATACCGGCGCGGCCACTACCACGGGCGGTAAGACGGCTGCCACAGGCGGCGCAAAGAAGACGCTCAAGATCGTGATGATCGCGAAGAGCTCGAACAATCCGGTGTTCCAGTCCGCAAAGACCGGCGCGGAAGCCGCGGCGAAAGATCTTGGTGCGAAGAACAACGCCGACATTCAAGTCGTTTGGGCCACGCCTCCGGAGGAGAACGGCGAGGAGCAGGCCCGCCGAATCGCCCAAGCGGTCAACGACGGGGCGAACGCCATTCTGGTTAGCTGCTCCGACGCGGCCAAGGTGACGAATGCCATTAACGACGCGGTCGATAAGGGCGTGCCGGTCATGACCTTCGACAGCGACGCTCCCGACAGCAAACGGTTCGCCTTCTACGGCGCCGACGATGTCGACGCCGGACACCTCGTCATGAAGGAGCTGGGAGCGGTCACCAACGGTAAGGGGAACTACGCGATCCTGAGCGGCAACCAGACGGCGCCGAACCTCCAGAAGCGGGTACAGGGCGTGAAGGATGAGGCGAAAAACTTTCCCGGGCTGAAGTTGGTCAATACGTTCTATCTGACCAAGGAGACCCCGCAGGATGCCTCCGCGGAAGTTACCCGTGCTATGAACGCCAACCCACAGATCGATTGCTGGGCGATGGTCGGCGGCTGGCCGTTGTTCAACACCGCGCTGCTCAGCCTCGACCCGGCAAAGGTGAAGATCGTTGCTGTCGACGCCCTGCCTGAAGAGCTCGAGTACGTGAGCAAGGGAATCGCCCCGACGCTGCTCGCTCAGCCGACTTACCTCTGGGGCCACAAGTCGGTGGAGATCATCGTGGACAAGCTCCTGCTCAACAAGGACGTTCCCGCGATCACCAAGATGGACCTCGTCAAGGTTACGAAGGAGACCCTTCCCACATGGAGCAAGCAGCTTCAGGATTGGGGTTTCAAGGTCGATCCTAAGTATCTCGCAGCCGCTAAATAGATGCCGATCCTCTCCGTTCAGCACCTCAGCAAGGCGTTTCCCGGCGTCCAGGCTCTCAGCGATGTGAGCCTGGAGATCGAAGCCGGGACCGTCCATGCGCTGATGGGGGAGAACGGAGCCGGGAAGAGCACGCTGGGTAAGATCCTGGCCGGACTGTATC
This window encodes:
- a CDS encoding substrate-binding domain-containing protein, with the translated sequence MLKNLVWGVAAFAAIGLSGCGSSDNGTGTTGGDTGAATTTGGKTAATGGAKKTLKIVMIAKSSNNPVFQSAKTGAEAAAKDLGAKNNADIQVVWATPPEENGEEQARRIAQAVNDGANAILVSCSDAAKVTNAINDAVDKGVPVMTFDSDAPDSKRFAFYGADDVDAGHLVMKELGAVTNGKGNYAILSGNQTAPNLQKRVQGVKDEAKNFPGLKLVNTFYLTKETPQDASAEVTRAMNANPQIDCWAMVGGWPLFNTALLSLDPAKVKIVAVDALPEELEYVSKGIAPTLLAQPTYLWGHKSVEIIVDKLLLNKDVPAITKMDLVKVTKETLPTWSKQLQDWGFKVDPKYLAAAK